A stretch of the uncultured Desulfobacter sp. genome encodes the following:
- a CDS encoding radical SAM protein: MSKNNMRYEGPIYRPPSEADSLLIQATVGCPHNKCTFCTIYKKGIRFKIRPVKEIMEDIDSASKTYGQNVKTLFFPAGNTIAMKTDDLAEICIYARKTFPDLERITVYGSSQYIHIKGPSGLKQLADAGLNRIHVGLESGNDDVLRHVKKGVDAKRQIEAGQWVVAAGLELSLYVVLGLGGVMLTEPHADATAKALNQVNPDFIRLRTFVPKINTPMLDEVESGKFKMLGAHGILDETERLVRQLNVTSYLASDHYTNYINVCGKLPESQKQILEQIKEARQLPESHFRPFFIGEQ; encoded by the coding sequence ATGTCAAAAAATAACATGAGATATGAAGGCCCCATATATCGTCCACCCAGTGAAGCGGATTCACTCCTAATTCAAGCCACGGTGGGATGCCCCCACAATAAATGCACATTTTGTACGATTTATAAAAAGGGGATACGGTTTAAAATCAGACCTGTTAAAGAGATTATGGAAGATATCGATTCTGCATCCAAAACTTATGGACAAAACGTAAAAACCCTGTTTTTCCCGGCAGGAAATACCATTGCCATGAAAACGGATGACTTGGCTGAAATCTGTATCTATGCCCGCAAAACTTTTCCTGATTTAGAACGCATAACCGTCTACGGCTCGTCCCAATATATTCATATAAAAGGACCTAGTGGTTTAAAACAATTGGCAGATGCCGGGTTAAATCGTATCCATGTGGGTCTTGAATCCGGCAATGATGATGTCCTGCGCCATGTAAAAAAAGGCGTAGACGCTAAGCGTCAGATCGAGGCAGGCCAATGGGTCGTTGCCGCTGGATTGGAATTAAGCCTCTATGTTGTATTGGGATTGGGCGGTGTGATGTTAACTGAGCCCCATGCAGACGCAACGGCAAAAGCGCTCAACCAGGTTAATCCTGACTTTATCAGGCTTAGAACCTTTGTACCAAAAATCAATACACCAATGCTGGATGAAGTTGAATCCGGTAAATTTAAGATGTTGGGGGCGCATGGTATTTTAGATGAAACCGAACGGTTAGTTCGGCAGTTAAATGTGACCTCGTATTTAGCCAGTGATCATTACACAAATTATATTAATGTTTGCGGAAAACTACCTGAATCGCAGAAACAGATCTTAGAGCAGATTAAAGAAGCGCGTCAGTTACCCGAATCGCATTTTCGACCTTTTTTTATCGGAGAGCAATAA